The following are from one region of the Armatimonadia bacterium genome:
- a CDS encoding glycoside hydrolase family 3 C-terminal domain-containing protein has product MRRRLCAACVLMLLAFCTTLGCCEPEAQKLPYQDPKLPTEDRVEDLLKRMTLEEKVAQLGGDATGMSTPENTRLGIPGYTMADGPYGIRRGKATCFPPALGMAASWDEDLVTRVGEALGREFRARGRYVALGPCMNLIRDPRGGRSFETFGEDPYLVGRLAVAYVQGMQSEKCIATPKHYACNNQENGRGGLPVDIDERLLRELYLPHFESVIKEAQAWAVMGAYNKVNGFYCCENKHLLRDLLKDDWGFKGIVMTDWGACHSTVGSLLAGLDVEMPRANYYGQPLLDAVKAGKVPEALIDDAVRRVLRTKFWAGVFEQMPVADDSFINTPNHQALAREAAQKSCVLLKNDRGLLPLDKTRVKSIALFGPSAATPRPCGGGSSSVTPYYNVTPIDGLHTKLGPDFNITYLQGCPMEPWENTKTVPTEVLAPSKGQAGQTGLTAEFFATPDLKGDPILTRVDKTVDFDWKTGAPAEGVKANGFSIRWTGMITPRQTGEHLLSLTTDDGCRLFLDNKQLINDWKDHAAETRTATVKLEAGHSYDLRIEYYENGGDAVAKFQWAEPNRPAGDFKEVRALAAASDVAIVCVGTSSRQESEGRDRAHLALTGEQDALVKAVAASNKNTIVAVISGSAVLMDQWIDSVPAVVQAWFGGQEAGNALADVLFGDVNPSGKLTVTFPRSEDQLPPFDAHYETAGEGRGYRYYEKKDLQPLFPFGYGLSYTQYLYSNLEIEPRSIYKGEHVKVSVDVQNVGQRPGDEIVQFYVQDPVCTVDRPEKELKAFARVHLQPNEAKRITVDLGPRALAFYDVNTEGWVVEPGEFRVQVGASSQDIRAAGSFLVE; this is encoded by the coding sequence ATGAGAAGACGCCTCTGCGCCGCCTGTGTCCTGATGCTGCTTGCCTTCTGCACGACCCTCGGATGCTGTGAGCCGGAGGCTCAGAAGCTGCCCTACCAGGACCCAAAGCTACCGACTGAGGACCGGGTCGAGGACCTGCTCAAGCGCATGACGCTGGAGGAGAAGGTCGCTCAGCTCGGTGGCGATGCGACAGGCATGTCCACGCCCGAGAACACCCGCCTGGGCATCCCCGGCTACACCATGGCCGACGGTCCCTACGGCATCCGACGCGGCAAGGCTACCTGCTTTCCCCCGGCGCTGGGCATGGCTGCCTCCTGGGATGAAGACCTCGTGACCCGCGTCGGTGAGGCCCTGGGTCGTGAGTTCCGTGCTCGGGGACGCTACGTGGCGCTTGGGCCCTGCATGAATCTGATCCGCGACCCGCGCGGTGGCCGCAGCTTCGAGACCTTCGGCGAAGACCCCTACCTCGTCGGGCGACTCGCCGTCGCCTATGTGCAGGGGATGCAGAGCGAGAAGTGCATCGCCACGCCCAAGCACTACGCCTGCAACAACCAGGAGAACGGTCGCGGCGGCCTTCCGGTGGACATCGACGAGCGGCTGCTGCGCGAGCTGTACCTGCCGCATTTTGAGAGCGTCATCAAGGAGGCGCAGGCCTGGGCGGTCATGGGCGCCTACAACAAGGTCAACGGCTTCTACTGCTGCGAGAACAAGCACCTGCTGCGCGACCTCCTCAAGGACGACTGGGGCTTCAAGGGGATCGTGATGACCGACTGGGGCGCCTGCCACAGCACCGTCGGCTCACTGCTGGCCGGACTGGACGTGGAGATGCCCCGCGCCAACTACTATGGTCAGCCACTCCTTGACGCGGTGAAGGCCGGCAAGGTCCCTGAAGCCCTGATCGACGACGCCGTGCGGCGCGTCCTCCGCACCAAGTTCTGGGCCGGGGTTTTCGAGCAGATGCCTGTCGCCGATGACAGCTTCATCAACACTCCGAACCACCAGGCCCTGGCTCGTGAGGCTGCACAGAAGTCCTGTGTGCTGCTCAAGAACGACCGCGGGCTTCTGCCGCTGGACAAGACCCGCGTGAAGTCCATCGCCCTCTTCGGCCCCAGTGCTGCCACTCCACGCCCCTGTGGCGGCGGCAGCAGCTCGGTGACCCCTTACTACAACGTGACGCCGATTGACGGTCTCCACACCAAGCTGGGGCCTGACTTCAACATCACCTACCTGCAGGGCTGCCCGATGGAGCCCTGGGAGAACACCAAGACCGTTCCGACCGAGGTGCTCGCCCCCTCGAAGGGGCAGGCGGGCCAGACGGGCCTCACCGCCGAGTTCTTCGCCACTCCCGACCTCAAGGGCGACCCGATTCTCACGCGTGTGGACAAGACGGTGGACTTCGACTGGAAAACCGGTGCGCCGGCAGAGGGCGTGAAGGCCAACGGCTTCTCGATTCGCTGGACCGGCATGATCACTCCTCGCCAGACCGGCGAGCACCTCCTCAGTCTCACCACGGACGACGGCTGCCGCCTCTTCCTGGACAACAAGCAGCTCATCAACGACTGGAAGGACCACGCTGCCGAGACCCGCACCGCCACCGTCAAGCTCGAGGCGGGTCACAGCTACGACCTCCGGATCGAGTACTACGAGAACGGCGGCGATGCGGTCGCCAAGTTCCAGTGGGCTGAGCCCAACCGGCCGGCTGGGGACTTCAAGGAAGTCCGCGCTCTCGCCGCCGCGAGTGACGTCGCCATCGTCTGCGTTGGGACATCCTCACGCCAGGAGAGCGAAGGCCGTGATCGGGCGCATCTGGCCCTCACCGGCGAGCAGGATGCGCTGGTCAAGGCCGTCGCAGCCAGCAACAAGAACACCATCGTTGCGGTCATCAGCGGAAGCGCCGTGCTCATGGACCAGTGGATAGACTCGGTACCGGCGGTCGTGCAGGCCTGGTTCGGCGGTCAGGAAGCCGGGAACGCTCTCGCCGACGTCCTCTTCGGCGACGTGAATCCTTCCGGCAAGCTGACCGTGACCTTCCCGCGCAGCGAGGACCAACTCCCGCCCTTCGACGCCCACTATGAGACCGCGGGCGAGGGTCGAGGCTATCGCTACTACGAGAAGAAGGACCTCCAGCCTCTCTTCCCCTTCGGCTACGGGCTCAGCTACACGCAGTACCTGTACAGCAACCTCGAAATCGAGCCGCGCAGCATCTACAAGGGGGAGCACGTCAAGGTCAGTGTGGACGTGCAGAACGTCGGCCAGCGCCCCGGTGACGAGATCGTCCAGTTCTACGTACAGGATCCCGTCTGCACCGTCGACCGACCGGAGAAAGAACTCAAGGCCTTCGCCAGAGTGCACCTGCAGCCGAATGAGGCCAAACGCATCACTGTGGACCTCGGCCCAAGGGCCCTGGCCTTCTATGACGTGAACACGGAGGGCTGGGTCGTCGAGCCGGGAGAGTTCCGCGTCCAGGTCGGCGCGTCATCCCAGGATATCCGTGCCGCGGGCAGCTTCCTCGTCGAGTAG
- a CDS encoding PIG-L deacetylase family protein, translating into MASPHRVLAVVAHPDDESWCSGLLAAQVDAGLEVHLGIVSNGNLGGMPELTATERGETRHREAERAAEVIGCHLHFLDIGDDELMEHYTNRYVELEWRLRDLVREADPELMIVPALDDYHQHHRLVAEVALNASTGAANSALVSEKPPSSCVPTVIHIQPLPPAPFAPDLYVDISSTAERKFNAFLCHESQHSYLQSHHRTDFLELVRSTARLHGMACSVEYAEAYTLCRRWNRTATVQALAPFFPDATG; encoded by the coding sequence ATGGCTTCACCACATCGTGTCCTTGCTGTTGTCGCCCATCCAGATGACGAGTCCTGGTGCTCAGGCCTTCTGGCCGCCCAGGTCGATGCCGGGTTGGAGGTCCATCTGGGGATTGTCAGTAACGGGAACCTCGGGGGTATGCCCGAGCTGACCGCAACGGAGCGCGGAGAGACGCGCCACCGAGAGGCAGAACGGGCCGCCGAAGTGATCGGCTGCCACCTGCACTTCCTCGACATCGGCGACGATGAGCTGATGGAGCACTACACCAACCGCTATGTCGAGCTGGAGTGGCGACTGCGCGACCTCGTGCGCGAGGCTGATCCCGAGCTGATGATCGTGCCGGCCCTCGACGACTACCACCAGCATCACCGGTTGGTCGCCGAGGTGGCTCTCAACGCCTCCACGGGTGCTGCGAACTCGGCGCTGGTCAGCGAGAAGCCGCCGTCCTCCTGCGTCCCGACGGTCATCCACATCCAGCCCTTGCCGCCGGCGCCCTTTGCTCCTGATCTGTACGTGGATATCTCCTCCACCGCGGAGCGTAAGTTCAACGCCTTCCTCTGTCACGAGAGCCAGCACTCCTACCTGCAGAGCCACCACCGCACGGACTTCCTTGAGCTGGTGCGCAGCACGGCCAGGCTTCACGGCATGGCCTGCTCGGTCGAGTACGCGGAAGCCTACACGCTGTGCCGCCGCTGGAATCGCACCGCCACAGTGCAGGCTCTGGCACCGTTCTTTCCGGACGCTACGGGCTAG
- a CDS encoding quinate 5-dehydrogenase: MKRIVSVSLGSSAGNKKAEVECLGERFSIERIGSDGDMDKACRMIAELDGKVAAIGLGGIDLYVMAAGRRYVIRDALKMAQAAKITPVVDGSGLKAAWEPVVIQRIVERGLLHPQQKERGLENLKVLMPSGVDRFGIAEAFSKLNTRNIFGDFIFALGIPVRLTRLWQLQLAARTLLPIVCRMPFTMLYPTGAKQDKPTPKYRHYFDWADVIAGDKHYITRSMPPPQEGEAPLAGKVVITNTVRKRDIADFRARGLARLITTTPELDGETLGTNAMQGLVVALVGKQPEDITADEYREMIGRIGWEPWVLDL, encoded by the coding sequence GTGAAACGGATTGTGAGCGTGAGTCTGGGGTCCTCGGCCGGCAACAAAAAGGCTGAGGTGGAGTGTCTGGGGGAGCGCTTCTCGATCGAGCGTATCGGCTCTGACGGCGACATGGACAAGGCGTGCCGGATGATCGCGGAGCTGGATGGGAAGGTCGCGGCGATCGGTCTCGGTGGCATCGACCTTTACGTGATGGCGGCCGGTCGGCGCTACGTCATCCGCGATGCCCTCAAGATGGCCCAGGCCGCCAAGATCACGCCGGTCGTCGACGGTAGCGGCCTCAAAGCAGCCTGGGAGCCCGTGGTGATCCAGCGCATCGTCGAGCGAGGTCTTCTGCACCCTCAGCAGAAGGAGCGTGGCCTGGAGAACCTGAAGGTCCTGATGCCGAGCGGGGTGGACCGCTTCGGCATCGCCGAGGCCTTCTCGAAGCTCAACACGCGCAACATCTTCGGTGACTTTATCTTCGCACTGGGCATACCGGTGCGCCTGACGCGACTGTGGCAGCTACAGCTTGCGGCTCGCACCTTGCTGCCCATCGTGTGTCGCATGCCCTTCACCATGCTCTACCCCACCGGCGCCAAGCAGGACAAACCGACCCCGAAGTACCGGCACTACTTCGACTGGGCCGACGTGATTGCCGGCGACAAGCACTACATCACGCGCTCCATGCCGCCGCCGCAGGAAGGCGAAGCGCCGCTGGCCGGCAAGGTAGTGATCACGAATACGGTGCGGAAGCGTGACATCGCCGACTTCCGTGCCCGAGGCCTGGCGCGACTCATCACGACGACGCCGGAACTGGACGGGGAAACCCTGGGGACGAACGCGATGCAGGGGCTCGTGGTGGCCTTGGTGGGGAAGCAGCCCGAGGACATCACCGCCGACGAGTACCGCGAGATGATCGGCAGGATCGGCTGGGAGCCCTGGGTGCTGGACCTGTGA
- a CDS encoding DUF6079 family protein encodes MRISDLITVHDAPRAIDLAGIDELSQTLEREGTDLTLGTATRLQDLLEQYVAGETEPVDIVRVILGAIAADGERGGGYLVRGPGGSGKSHLLGLLALLLRHPTAWSVFLQAHAAYADLRDRITQRNYLVVSIPLSEHRGHEEHLEDVVFDRTEQALRFSRLGLAVPLSEQSHALDLIDRHIVPRYAAELDTYTQVHAPGFSTWQALREHDPEEAVQLARQFAQEISYPLDFRQSRVERLARLLEILREHNVAGIVWLLDDLNEFLAGADPKAVHGDCSFLDFVGQRCKIAPLYLVATLDEGLEQVGSVEPYLLGSIRTSYRADLALTPEHMRTVARRRVIRRTDPDSYAEATEQVRTAYQSAFGTASFSREALADSYPLHPTALQCLESIAGRFFSAADTLVAFMHDLLGQTVLAGALSRDCRRLITTDDVFDYLRSRIASHPEVSAYIYDVLDYYQKNAAEVFPEAPELCLRLVRALIVLRLANITAPLPLLVESLGLGDDGRPTADPEQAEKALEAMRLWGSFVDLRRGVVDGPAAYYVDVGASVSEILRRRVAAAKASFGPDDPRLWRHVLSACEDSAFPLAQLTESRTLEVQWRNTFHCVSAQLLDLCTLTPPVVAEYVGDLGDPATVEDAHLFLGRLPDCVSQRKVWAQLREGMPASRWSAALLAWIPRDLTPQELDHLKEYAAIADMLEDESALSAEPGLRDELLELHGPALTQVRKNLRAAYYAGEVLSPFGHAVTPGELGPLSGDWSATLEAVTERAFDRVFPDFGPLAPRRPLLSRDQIDTLVDRVLRPGVVSLPEEDPLVEMIRSYLEPLGLISFKDDQCIVDVSRSKVAAEVMAKVRQRDQTPQNETGRPLSCSDLAQHLVKSPLGLPPEMFELVIGALIRTGYLAAVRSRTQLVRLEDVATPLSGSVQYVARPPMLSGAEWQVLARVCRIVLDYLLPGPDLSVQMQAWERLLSARGEYLDQVSQLRQRLTEHIEALESREAQWRETLADLDALTKIFQCVRPELHPALGLQEFIRDVEDYVGSSSGTSRLSGLFRRVDALTLYLDRLAPEVVAVRSYLLSPELRLERGGDMDARRQLVLGILNSGEEVLSEEMNLRRQVQIFLTGYRRRYASWHGRVYRSPVFDQYRSVHQSPEMRALHQLGKLRVDVDVTAEDLTNRIDAQMARRCSRTDFGEALDYSPVCPDCHLRLDEEPELLPVEELIEEARQAVRGYARALADSPFRSHLRDYAQAAPRRGDVPEKIEAILELGPDPSPREILNLFTEDVLPHLNRILSGKQVAPRNFGELRDMLDGRTLSKTEAQALFQQWLSGGGDQIDDDGLLQIEGS; translated from the coding sequence ATGCGGATTTCCGATCTCATAACCGTTCATGATGCGCCCCGAGCCATCGACCTCGCGGGCATCGACGAGCTCTCGCAGACCCTGGAGCGCGAAGGGACCGACCTCACCCTTGGCACTGCCACCCGTCTGCAGGACCTCCTGGAGCAGTATGTAGCCGGCGAAACCGAGCCCGTCGACATCGTACGGGTCATCCTGGGCGCCATCGCCGCCGACGGTGAACGCGGTGGCGGCTATCTGGTACGCGGTCCCGGTGGGTCAGGCAAGTCTCATCTGCTGGGGCTTCTGGCTCTGCTTCTGCGTCATCCCACTGCCTGGTCGGTGTTCCTCCAGGCCCATGCCGCCTATGCAGACCTGCGCGACCGTATCACCCAGCGCAACTACCTGGTCGTCAGTATTCCCCTCTCCGAGCACCGCGGGCATGAAGAGCACCTCGAGGATGTGGTCTTCGACCGCACCGAGCAGGCCTTGCGCTTCTCGCGCCTTGGCCTGGCGGTGCCGCTCTCCGAGCAGTCCCATGCCCTCGACCTGATCGACCGCCACATCGTCCCCCGCTACGCCGCCGAACTGGACACCTATACCCAGGTGCATGCACCCGGGTTCTCGACCTGGCAGGCGCTCCGCGAGCACGATCCCGAAGAGGCGGTGCAGCTCGCCCGCCAGTTCGCGCAGGAGATCAGCTACCCCCTGGACTTCCGCCAGTCCCGTGTAGAACGTCTCGCCCGTCTGCTGGAGATCCTTCGCGAGCACAACGTGGCGGGAATCGTCTGGCTGCTGGACGACCTCAACGAGTTCCTGGCAGGCGCCGACCCGAAGGCCGTACATGGCGACTGCTCCTTCCTCGATTTCGTGGGGCAGCGCTGCAAGATCGCGCCGCTGTACCTGGTCGCCACCCTCGACGAGGGGCTGGAGCAGGTCGGGTCGGTTGAGCCCTATCTGCTGGGCTCGATCCGCACCAGCTATCGCGCCGATCTGGCCCTGACACCGGAACACATGCGCACCGTGGCACGCCGTCGGGTGATCCGCCGAACCGACCCCGACAGCTACGCCGAGGCCACCGAGCAGGTCCGCACGGCATACCAGTCGGCCTTCGGCACGGCCAGCTTCTCCCGCGAGGCCCTGGCCGATTCCTATCCACTGCACCCGACGGCGCTGCAGTGTCTCGAAAGCATCGCCGGACGCTTCTTCAGCGCCGCGGACACCCTGGTCGCCTTCATGCACGACCTGCTTGGCCAGACGGTGCTCGCCGGCGCGCTGTCGCGGGACTGCCGGCGGCTCATCACCACGGACGACGTGTTCGACTACCTGCGATCCCGAATCGCCTCCCACCCCGAGGTCTCGGCTTACATCTACGACGTGCTGGATTACTACCAAAAGAACGCTGCCGAGGTGTTCCCGGAGGCGCCGGAGCTGTGTCTGCGGCTGGTCCGAGCGCTCATCGTCCTGCGCCTGGCCAACATCACCGCACCGCTTCCGCTCCTGGTGGAGTCCCTGGGCCTCGGTGATGACGGGCGTCCCACGGCCGACCCCGAGCAGGCCGAGAAGGCCCTGGAGGCCATGCGGCTTTGGGGCAGTTTCGTGGACCTGCGCCGGGGCGTTGTGGATGGTCCTGCGGCCTACTATGTGGACGTGGGGGCCAGCGTGAGTGAGATCCTCCGCCGCCGGGTCGCTGCGGCCAAAGCGTCCTTTGGACCCGATGACCCGCGACTGTGGCGTCACGTGCTATCAGCCTGCGAGGACTCGGCCTTCCCGCTCGCCCAACTGACCGAGAGCCGCACCCTCGAAGTGCAGTGGCGCAACACCTTCCACTGCGTCTCGGCGCAGCTTCTCGACCTGTGCACGCTCACCCCGCCGGTGGTGGCCGAGTACGTCGGCGACCTGGGCGACCCGGCGACCGTCGAGGATGCGCACCTGTTCCTGGGGCGGTTGCCCGACTGTGTGTCTCAGCGCAAGGTCTGGGCACAACTGCGAGAGGGCATGCCGGCCAGTCGCTGGTCAGCGGCGCTCCTGGCCTGGATCCCTCGCGACCTGACCCCGCAGGAGCTGGACCACCTCAAGGAATACGCCGCCATCGCGGACATGCTCGAAGACGAATCGGCCCTCAGCGCCGAACCCGGTCTTCGCGACGAACTGCTGGAGCTGCATGGCCCGGCGCTGACCCAGGTGCGCAAGAACCTGCGTGCTGCCTACTACGCGGGAGAGGTCCTCTCCCCCTTCGGTCATGCAGTTACCCCCGGTGAGTTGGGGCCGCTGAGCGGCGATTGGTCCGCTACGCTGGAGGCCGTCACGGAGCGTGCCTTCGATCGCGTGTTTCCCGACTTCGGGCCGCTTGCGCCACGGCGTCCTCTTCTGTCCCGCGATCAGATCGATACCCTTGTGGATCGAGTCCTGCGTCCGGGAGTCGTGAGCCTCCCCGAGGAGGACCCGCTGGTCGAGATGATCCGCAGCTACCTCGAGCCGCTGGGCCTGATCAGCTTCAAGGACGATCAGTGCATCGTCGACGTAAGCCGCAGCAAGGTCGCCGCCGAGGTCATGGCCAAGGTTCGCCAGCGCGACCAGACGCCACAGAACGAGACCGGTCGCCCACTGTCCTGCTCGGACCTCGCGCAGCACCTGGTGAAGTCGCCACTCGGATTGCCGCCGGAGATGTTCGAGCTGGTCATCGGCGCACTGATCCGAACCGGCTACCTGGCGGCGGTTCGCAGTCGGACACAACTGGTGCGACTGGAGGATGTCGCGACCCCGCTGAGCGGATCGGTGCAGTACGTCGCGCGACCGCCCATGCTGTCCGGGGCTGAGTGGCAGGTCCTCGCCCGGGTCTGCCGCATCGTGCTGGACTACTTGCTGCCGGGGCCTGACCTGAGCGTGCAGATGCAGGCCTGGGAGCGTCTGCTGAGCGCTCGGGGCGAGTACCTCGACCAAGTGTCGCAGCTCAGACAGCGGCTGACGGAGCACATCGAAGCCCTGGAGAGCCGCGAAGCCCAGTGGCGCGAGACCCTGGCCGATCTCGACGCACTCACCAAGATCTTCCAGTGTGTGCGCCCGGAGTTGCACCCGGCCCTGGGGCTTCAGGAGTTCATCCGGGATGTGGAGGACTACGTCGGCAGCTCGTCGGGCACGTCGCGGCTGTCGGGGCTGTTCCGCCGAGTCGATGCGCTCACGCTCTACCTGGACAGGCTCGCGCCCGAGGTGGTTGCCGTCCGAAGCTACCTGCTGAGCCCCGAGCTGCGCCTGGAGCGCGGCGGAGATATGGACGCTCGTCGCCAGCTTGTGCTGGGGATACTGAACTCCGGTGAGGAGGTCCTGAGCGAGGAGATGAACCTGCGCCGACAGGTGCAGATCTTCCTCACGGGCTACCGCCGCCGCTATGCCTCCTGGCATGGCCGCGTGTACCGGTCGCCGGTGTTCGACCAGTACCGCAGCGTCCATCAGTCGCCCGAGATGCGCGCACTTCACCAGCTCGGCAAACTGCGCGTGGATGTGGATGTGACGGCCGAGGACCTGACGAATCGGATTGATGCCCAGATGGCCCGGCGCTGCTCGCGCACGGACTTCGGCGAGGCACTCGACTACTCGCCGGTATGCCCCGACTGCCATCTGCGGCTGGATGAAGAGCCCGAGTTGCTGCCTGTGGAGGAGCTGATCGAGGAGGCGCGGCAGGCGGTTCGCGGCTATGCCCGGGCGCTGGCGGACAGTCCCTTCCGGTCGCACCTGCGCGACTATGCCCAGGCCGCTCCGCGCCGTGGGGATGTGCCCGAGAAGATCGAAGCCATCCTGGAGTTAGGACCGGATCCCTCGCCGCGGGAGATACTGAACCTGTTCACCGAGGACGTCCTGCCCCACCTGAACCGCATCTTATCAGGCAAGCAGGTGGCGCCACGCAACTTCGGCGAGTTGCGGGATATGCTCGACGGCCGCACCCTCAGCAAGACCGAGGCCCAGGCCCTCTTCCAGCAGTGGCTCTCCGGCGGCGGCGACCAGATCGACGACGACGGACTGCTACAGATCGAGGGTAGCTAG